A single window of Modestobacter italicus DNA harbors:
- a CDS encoding ABC transporter substrate-binding protein, with amino-acid sequence MTRATRIRSVGVAAVAALALTACGGGSSSDSGAAGGGAPTEGGDLTIARQADILSMDKTTTFDNSSIYVMEQIMEPLFMVSQDGTEVEPWLASDYTMSDDELTYTIKLREGVTFSNGDPMTAADVKFSIDEDTKTGADGWGFINAAIDTVEATDDSTVTIKLKYAWAPLLADLSLFSNAIIPENYGGKTAEEFYTAPVGTGPFVWNEWKQGQYVKVDKNPDYWGDGPYLDSVTWTVVPDANTRKLQLQGGQIDIDEFPDWSGFGSLKDAPGITATAFPSTRIDYVAFNQLRGPFEDVHVRRAIAYALDREAMVKTVLFGNGEAADSLLSPGTPYYAKNPDAPSFDLDKAKEELAQSSQPNGFSTSILINAGDPNQVSVAQIMQSQLKELGIDLKINSLDATAVRAARNAQDFDMIILGWTMDIPDPDEWTSFAVDPEGGSNSAYTNYNNPEVIALNKQAQAETDEAKRADLYEQLQAKVADDAFAAYLYYSPYAYAMSDKVSGFEVTPLGNYHLEDVSKSE; translated from the coding sequence ATGACACGTGCAACACGGATCAGGTCGGTCGGGGTCGCGGCGGTCGCCGCGCTCGCGCTCACCGCGTGCGGGGGCGGGAGCTCCAGCGACTCCGGCGCCGCCGGCGGCGGCGCACCGACCGAGGGCGGCGACCTGACCATCGCCCGCCAGGCCGACATCCTCTCCATGGACAAGACCACCACGTTCGACAACAGCTCGATCTACGTGATGGAACAGATCATGGAGCCGCTGTTCATGGTCAGCCAGGACGGCACCGAGGTGGAGCCGTGGCTCGCGTCGGACTACACGATGAGCGACGACGAGCTGACCTACACGATCAAGCTCCGCGAGGGCGTGACGTTCTCCAACGGCGACCCGATGACGGCCGCAGACGTCAAGTTCTCCATCGACGAGGACACCAAGACCGGCGCCGACGGCTGGGGCTTCATCAACGCCGCGATCGACACGGTCGAGGCCACCGACGACAGCACGGTCACCATCAAGCTGAAGTACGCCTGGGCGCCGCTGCTGGCCGACCTGTCGCTGTTCAGCAACGCGATCATCCCCGAGAACTACGGCGGCAAGACGGCCGAGGAGTTCTACACCGCGCCGGTCGGCACCGGCCCGTTCGTGTGGAACGAGTGGAAGCAGGGCCAGTACGTCAAGGTCGACAAGAACCCCGACTACTGGGGTGACGGCCCGTACCTGGACAGCGTCACCTGGACCGTCGTGCCGGACGCCAACACCCGCAAGCTGCAGCTGCAGGGCGGCCAGATCGACATCGACGAGTTCCCGGACTGGTCCGGCTTCGGCTCGCTGAAGGACGCCCCCGGCATCACCGCCACGGCGTTCCCGTCGACCCGGATCGACTACGTCGCCTTCAACCAGCTGCGCGGGCCGTTCGAGGACGTGCACGTGCGCCGGGCGATCGCCTACGCCCTGGACCGCGAGGCCATGGTCAAGACCGTGCTCTTCGGCAACGGCGAGGCCGCGGACTCGCTGCTCTCCCCGGGGACGCCGTACTACGCCAAGAACCCCGACGCCCCGTCGTTCGACCTGGACAAGGCCAAGGAGGAGCTCGCCCAGTCCTCGCAGCCCAACGGGTTCTCCACCAGCATCCTGATCAACGCCGGTGACCCGAACCAGGTGTCGGTCGCGCAGATCATGCAGTCCCAGCTCAAGGAGCTCGGGATCGACCTGAAGATCAACTCGCTGGACGCGACCGCGGTGCGCGCCGCTCGCAACGCCCAGGACTTCGACATGATCATCCTCGGCTGGACGATGGACATCCCGGACCCCGACGAGTGGACGTCGTTCGCGGTGGACCCCGAGGGCGGCTCGAACTCGGCCTACACGAACTACAACAACCCCGAGGTCATCGCGCTGAACAAGCAGGCGCAGGCGGAGACCGACGAGGCCAAGCGGGCCGACCTGTACGAGCAGCTGCAGGCCAAGGTCGCCGACGACGCGTTCGCGGCCTACCTCTACTACTCGCCCTACGCCTACGCGATGAGCGACAAGGTGTCCGGCTTCGAGGTCACGCCGCTCGGCAACTACCACCTGGAGGACGTCTCCAAGTCCGAGTGA
- a CDS encoding succinylglutamate desuccinylase/aspartoacylase family protein, translating into MEHRTLTLDTLPGAPVEVPYATVTGGGGEGPRVTVVAGVHGGEYTGMAALLRLVQALDHGPDAARLRGSLTVVPVLNQPAFWSRSAFVVPADGKNLNRCFPGDPAGSYTDVLAHELFEAFIRPADVLLDLHAGDLPEALEPFCLYEESPVEDRARELALVYGTGHVVRQSRAARTVGGSTSAAAADIGVPAITAEIGANGICDEASVAGHLQGVRNVLACLGMLPADVAVPAAPPVEHDGWAWLRTPVQGFWQALVGVGDQVRTGDQLGVVLGPWGDELHRVTAPTDGCPLFLTTSPAVLADGLLLGLARS; encoded by the coding sequence ATGGAGCACAGGACGCTGACCCTGGACACGCTGCCCGGAGCCCCGGTCGAGGTCCCCTACGCCACCGTCACCGGCGGGGGCGGCGAGGGCCCGCGGGTGACCGTCGTCGCCGGCGTGCACGGCGGGGAGTACACCGGCATGGCCGCGCTGCTCCGGCTGGTGCAGGCCCTGGACCACGGGCCGGACGCCGCCCGGCTGCGCGGCAGCCTGACCGTGGTGCCGGTGCTCAACCAGCCGGCCTTCTGGAGCCGGTCGGCGTTCGTGGTGCCCGCCGACGGCAAGAACCTCAACCGCTGCTTCCCCGGCGACCCGGCCGGCTCCTACACCGACGTGCTCGCGCACGAGCTGTTCGAGGCGTTCATCCGCCCCGCCGACGTGCTGCTGGACCTGCACGCCGGGGACCTGCCGGAGGCCCTCGAGCCGTTCTGCCTCTACGAGGAGTCGCCGGTCGAGGACCGCGCGCGGGAGCTGGCGCTGGTCTACGGCACCGGCCACGTGGTCCGGCAGAGCCGGGCGGCCCGCACCGTCGGCGGCAGCACCAGCGCGGCCGCCGCCGACATCGGGGTGCCGGCGATCACCGCCGAGATCGGCGCGAACGGCATCTGCGACGAGGCGTCGGTGGCCGGCCACCTGCAGGGCGTGCGCAACGTGCTCGCCTGCCTCGGCATGCTGCCCGCCGACGTCGCGGTGCCGGCCGCTCCCCCGGTCGAGCACGACGGCTGGGCCTGGCTGCGCACCCCGGTGCAGGGCTTCTGGCAGGCCTTGGTGGGCGTCGGCGACCAGGTGCGCACCGGCGACCAGCTGGGCGTGGTGCTCGGCCCGTGGGGCGACGAGCTGCACCGGGTGACGGCACCGACCGACGGCTGCCCGCTGTTCCTCACCACCAGCCCCGCCGTGCTCGCCGACGGGCTGCTGCTCGGCCTGGCCCGGAGCTGA
- a CDS encoding ABC transporter ATP-binding protein, whose amino-acid sequence MSGATAQTVARRGAHAPIQPGVPLLRVEDLSIGVRPSRDRTVSIVEGVSFDVDPGQRMGIVGESGSGKSLTLRAIAGLLPKPVEVLSGRVEYNGVDLLAMPAKKRRMLMGPEIAMIFQEPMTALNPVVRVGDQIAEGPRRHLGLSAKEAGELAVQMMARTGIPDPVRRARAYPHELSGGLRQRIMIAMAVSCGPRLLLCDEPTTALDVTVQLQVLRLLEKLCDDTGTSLVFVTHDLAVVNQTCSELAVMYAGHIVESGRVKDTFRQPRHPYTRGLLESAPDFDRPDRLLIPIPGFPPNVSDRPEGCPFAPRCGYVRPHCTEAMPPLAEVVPGRMAACFESDRLDDEVLA is encoded by the coding sequence GTGTCAGGTGCCACCGCCCAGACCGTCGCCCGGCGGGGCGCGCACGCGCCGATCCAGCCGGGCGTCCCGCTGCTGCGCGTGGAGGACCTCAGCATCGGCGTCCGGCCCTCCCGCGACCGGACCGTGTCGATCGTCGAGGGCGTCTCCTTCGACGTCGACCCGGGCCAGCGGATGGGCATCGTCGGCGAGTCCGGGTCGGGCAAGTCGCTGACCCTGCGGGCGATCGCCGGGCTGCTGCCGAAGCCGGTCGAGGTGCTCAGCGGACGGGTCGAGTACAACGGCGTCGACCTGCTGGCCATGCCGGCCAAGAAGCGCCGGATGCTGATGGGCCCGGAGATCGCGATGATCTTCCAGGAGCCGATGACGGCGCTGAACCCGGTGGTGCGGGTCGGTGACCAGATCGCCGAGGGCCCGCGCCGGCACCTCGGGCTGTCGGCCAAGGAGGCCGGCGAGCTCGCCGTGCAGATGATGGCCCGCACCGGCATCCCCGACCCGGTCCGCCGGGCCCGGGCCTACCCGCACGAGCTCTCCGGTGGGCTGCGCCAGCGGATCATGATCGCGATGGCCGTCTCGTGCGGTCCGCGGCTGCTGCTGTGCGACGAGCCGACCACCGCCCTGGACGTCACCGTCCAGCTGCAGGTGCTCCGGCTGCTGGAGAAGTTGTGCGACGACACCGGCACGTCGCTGGTCTTCGTCACCCACGACCTGGCCGTGGTGAACCAGACCTGCTCGGAGCTGGCGGTCATGTACGCCGGGCACATCGTGGAGTCCGGCCGGGTGAAGGACACCTTCCGCCAGCCGCGGCACCCGTACACCCGGGGGCTGCTGGAGTCCGCGCCGGACTTCGACCGGCCCGACCGGCTGCTGATCCCGATCCCGGGCTTCCCGCCCAACGTCTCCGACCGGCCCGAGGGCTGCCCCTTCGCGCCGCGCTGCGGCTACGTGCGCCCGCACTGCACCGAGGCGATGCCCCCGCTGGCCGAGGTGGTCCCCGGCCGGATGGCCGCCTGCTTCGAGAGCGACCGGCTGGACGACGAGGTGCTGGCATGA
- a CDS encoding SDR family NAD(P)-dependent oxidoreductase yields the protein MGQLDGMTAVVTGTAQGIGQEIARTLHDAGATVHEVDKDTVDLSVSAAVEEFFASVGDVDVLVNNAGGVTGQTHVPIDELTDAAWDAVVDANLRTTLNCTRAAARGMKRRRYGRVVTISSGAGRSVSLTGIQAYASAKAAQIGFTRQLAHELGPFGITVNCIAPGFVLSNPTTQAQWDGYGPDGQRALLERIPVRATGTPADIARGVLFFAVPAAGWVSGQTLSIDGGHSLF from the coding sequence GTGGGACAGCTGGACGGGATGACCGCCGTCGTCACCGGGACGGCGCAGGGCATCGGGCAGGAGATCGCCCGCACCCTGCACGACGCCGGGGCCACCGTGCACGAGGTCGACAAGGACACCGTCGACCTGTCGGTGTCGGCCGCGGTCGAGGAGTTCTTCGCCTCGGTCGGGGACGTCGACGTGCTGGTCAACAACGCCGGCGGGGTGACCGGGCAGACGCACGTGCCGATCGACGAGCTCACCGACGCCGCCTGGGACGCCGTCGTGGACGCCAACCTGCGGACGACGCTGAACTGCACCCGCGCGGCGGCCCGCGGCATGAAGCGCCGCCGGTACGGGCGGGTCGTCACCATCTCCTCGGGCGCCGGCCGCAGCGTGAGCCTCACCGGCATCCAGGCCTACGCCTCGGCGAAGGCGGCGCAGATCGGGTTCACCCGGCAGCTGGCGCACGAGCTGGGTCCGTTCGGCATCACCGTCAACTGCATCGCGCCGGGCTTCGTGCTGTCCAACCCGACGACCCAGGCGCAGTGGGACGGCTACGGCCCCGACGGGCAGCGGGCGCTGCTCGAGCGGATCCCGGTCCGGGCCACCGGCACGCCGGCCGACATCGCCCGCGGGGTGCTGTTCTTCGCCGTCCCGGCGGCCGGCTGGGTCAGCGGCCAGACGCTGTCCATCGACGGCGGCCACTCCCTCTTCTGA
- a CDS encoding ABC transporter permease, which produces MTTAAVATATRAMRRPARSRSLKAWYRNGTLVAGLVIVGLLVLAAVLAPLLTPYDPIEQDLQNALLSPSADHWLGTDKYGRDVLTRLLYGARVDLRIGFLAVLIPFVVGSVLGALAGYFGGWFDAIVMRVVDVFFAFPFYVLVIVLVFVFGSGEKSIYLAIAAVSWVAYAKIMRGELLVAKKQDYVVAARLGGMSHSRILVRHIAPNVMSQALIYAMSDIVMDILAIVTLGYLGLGIAPPTAEWGSMILDGQEFITTQWLQATIPGLAVVVTSLGLSLLGDGLSDQLSPERRK; this is translated from the coding sequence ATGACCACGGCGGCGGTGGCGACGGCCACCCGCGCGATGCGCCGGCCGGCCCGGTCGCGCTCGCTGAAGGCCTGGTACCGCAACGGCACCCTGGTGGCCGGCCTGGTCATCGTCGGGCTGCTGGTGCTGGCCGCGGTGCTCGCACCGCTGCTGACCCCCTACGACCCGATCGAGCAGGACCTGCAGAACGCGCTGCTCTCACCCAGCGCCGACCACTGGCTGGGCACCGACAAGTACGGCCGCGACGTGCTCACCCGGCTGCTCTACGGCGCCCGGGTCGACCTGCGGATCGGCTTCCTCGCCGTGCTCATCCCGTTCGTGGTCGGCTCGGTGCTCGGCGCGCTGGCCGGCTACTTCGGCGGCTGGTTCGACGCGATCGTCATGCGCGTCGTCGACGTCTTCTTCGCCTTCCCGTTCTACGTGCTGGTCATCGTGCTGGTGTTCGTGTTCGGCAGCGGCGAGAAGAGCATCTACCTGGCGATCGCCGCGGTCTCCTGGGTCGCCTACGCCAAGATCATGCGCGGCGAGCTGCTGGTCGCGAAGAAGCAGGACTACGTCGTCGCCGCCCGTCTCGGCGGCATGTCGCACAGCCGGATCCTGGTCCGGCACATCGCGCCGAACGTGATGTCCCAGGCGCTGATCTACGCGATGAGCGACATCGTCATGGACATCCTGGCGATCGTCACCCTGGGCTACCTCGGGCTGGGCATCGCGCCGCCGACCGCCGAGTGGGGCTCGATGATCCTCGACGGCCAGGAGTTCATCACCACCCAGTGGCTGCAGGCCACCATCCCCGGGCTGGCCGTCGTGGTCACCAGCCTCGGGCTCTCCCTGCTGGGGGACGGCCTGTCCGACCAGCTCTCCCCGGAGCGGAGGAAGTGA
- a CDS encoding M55 family metallopeptidase, giving the protein MKIWISFDMEGVAGIVDWDQCRPSGGARYDVGCQLMLAEVNAAIEGAIAGGATEVVLNDSHGTMANLDPRAVAGGARSITGRHKPLYMMQGLDESFDAVYLVGYHGSISGRPSTLSHTYNPEVFAGARVNGTEVGESGINALVAEHFGVPIAFVSGDAVTWAETEPFAPGAEHVVTKESITRFSADNLHPTESCRLIREGAERAARAVAAGSVGTPGISRPATLELDVQTGDMAEVATWARGVERTGERTLAITGDDLLAVFRSFVAVTYITRQAGGR; this is encoded by the coding sequence ATGAAGATCTGGATCTCGTTCGACATGGAGGGCGTCGCCGGCATCGTCGACTGGGACCAGTGCCGGCCCAGCGGCGGCGCCCGGTACGACGTCGGCTGCCAGCTGATGCTCGCCGAGGTCAACGCGGCCATCGAGGGCGCGATCGCCGGCGGTGCGACCGAGGTCGTGCTCAACGACTCGCACGGCACCATGGCCAACCTCGACCCGCGCGCGGTGGCCGGCGGCGCCCGCTCCATCACCGGCCGGCACAAGCCGCTGTACATGATGCAGGGCCTCGACGAGTCCTTCGACGCCGTCTACCTCGTCGGCTACCACGGTTCGATCTCCGGCCGGCCCTCCACGCTGTCGCACACCTACAACCCGGAGGTCTTCGCCGGGGCGCGGGTCAACGGCACCGAGGTGGGGGAGAGCGGCATCAACGCCCTCGTCGCCGAGCACTTCGGCGTCCCGATCGCCTTCGTCTCCGGCGACGCGGTGACCTGGGCCGAGACCGAGCCGTTCGCGCCGGGCGCCGAGCACGTGGTCACCAAGGAGTCGATCACCCGGTTCAGCGCGGACAACCTGCACCCCACCGAGTCCTGCCGGCTGATCCGCGAGGGCGCCGAGCGGGCGGCCCGCGCGGTGGCGGCGGGGAGCGTCGGGACGCCGGGCATCAGCCGCCCGGCGACGCTGGAGCTGGACGTGCAGACCGGCGACATGGCCGAGGTGGCCACCTGGGCCCGCGGGGTCGAGCGCACCGGCGAGCGCACCCTGGCGATCACCGGGGACGACCTGCTGGCCGTCTTCCGGTCCTTCGTCGCGGTCACCTACATCACCCGTCAGGCCGGCGGCCGGTGA
- a CDS encoding isoaspartyl peptidase/L-asparaginase family protein, whose translation MHLFHVPPSASGWALVLHGGAGGRVEELSLEESGSYAEGLTAAYLAGAAVLAAGGSALDAVCATVERLEDDPLFNAGRGAALTAEGTAELDACVMTGDGRAGAIAACRHARNPVHAARKVMEETPAVLLIAPSEERLTGWDLATVKPAYFLTPARQQQLRNVQDRVLEGSRHGTVGAVAIDVQGRLAAATSTGGMVNQSEGRVGDTPIVGAGTYARDGVGAISCTGEGEAFLQGVVAADVAARVRYLGVPMDAAIEATVAAELEPRSAMGGLIAVGADSSIVVGHNSPAMFAAYHDGDRLVTHT comes from the coding sequence ATGCACCTGTTCCACGTCCCCCCGTCGGCCAGCGGCTGGGCCCTGGTCCTGCACGGCGGGGCCGGCGGCCGCGTCGAGGAGCTCTCCTTGGAGGAGTCCGGCAGCTACGCCGAGGGCCTGACCGCGGCCTACCTGGCCGGCGCCGCGGTGCTCGCCGCCGGCGGGTCGGCGCTGGACGCGGTCTGCGCGACCGTGGAGCGGCTGGAGGACGACCCGCTGTTCAACGCCGGCCGCGGTGCCGCGCTCACCGCCGAGGGCACCGCGGAGCTGGACGCCTGCGTGATGACCGGTGACGGCCGGGCCGGGGCGATCGCGGCCTGCCGGCACGCCCGCAACCCGGTGCACGCCGCCCGCAAGGTCATGGAGGAGACCCCGGCGGTGCTGCTGATCGCCCCGTCCGAGGAGCGGCTCACCGGCTGGGACCTCGCCACCGTGAAGCCCGCCTACTTCCTCACCCCGGCCCGCCAGCAGCAGCTGCGCAACGTGCAGGACCGGGTGCTCGAGGGCTCCCGGCACGGCACCGTCGGCGCGGTCGCGATCGACGTGCAGGGCCGGCTCGCGGCGGCCACCTCCACCGGCGGGATGGTCAACCAGAGCGAGGGCCGGGTCGGCGACACCCCGATCGTCGGGGCCGGCACCTACGCCCGGGACGGCGTGGGCGCCATCTCCTGCACCGGCGAGGGCGAGGCGTTCCTGCAGGGCGTGGTCGCCGCCGACGTCGCCGCCCGGGTGCGCTACCTGGGCGTGCCGATGGACGCCGCCATCGAGGCGACCGTCGCCGCCGAGCTCGAGCCCCGGTCGGCCATGGGCGGGCTGATCGCGGTCGGTGCGGACTCCTCGATCGTGGTGGGCCACAACTCCCCGGCGATGTTCGCGGCCTACCACGACGGCGACCGCCTGGTCACCCACACCTGA
- a CDS encoding ABC transporter ATP-binding protein: MTGTTTGNVEASVLRVSALTKAYGPGTSLLSRFATGRAGTLKALDGVDLHVRPGEILALVGESGSGKSTLAKILVGSTSPTSGDVSIAGEPAPASRTKESSRRVQMVFQDPYSSLNPRIPVGRMLSELLLLHRIVPRAEVRAESVRLLNLVGLEEDVLTAYPSQFSGGQRQRLAIARALAVRPEVLIADEPVSALDVSVQATILELFATLRTELGLSILFIAHNLAVVQHLADRVAVMYLGRIVEVAPTAQLFTEPRHPYTRALIDSIPRMTETSVNDGFEVDGEPPSPYDVPAGCRFHPRCPLASEVCRENDPPLLAVGPAHESACLKADELALIPVPNVPLEQR, encoded by the coding sequence ATGACCGGGACGACGACCGGCAACGTGGAAGCGTCGGTGCTCCGGGTCAGCGCGCTGACCAAGGCGTACGGGCCCGGGACGTCGTTGCTCTCCCGGTTCGCCACCGGCCGGGCCGGCACCCTCAAGGCCCTGGACGGCGTCGACCTGCACGTCCGGCCCGGCGAGATCCTGGCCCTGGTCGGCGAGTCCGGCTCGGGCAAGTCGACGCTGGCCAAGATCCTGGTCGGCAGCACCAGCCCCACCAGCGGCGACGTCTCCATCGCCGGGGAGCCGGCGCCGGCCTCCCGGACCAAGGAGTCCTCGCGCCGGGTGCAGATGGTGTTCCAGGACCCGTACTCCTCGCTCAACCCGCGGATCCCGGTCGGCCGGATGCTGTCCGAGCTGCTGCTGCTGCACCGGATCGTGCCCCGCGCGGAGGTGCGGGCCGAGAGCGTGCGGCTGCTGAACCTGGTGGGCCTGGAGGAGGACGTCCTCACCGCCTACCCCAGCCAGTTCTCGGGCGGGCAGCGGCAGCGGCTGGCGATCGCCCGGGCGCTGGCCGTCCGGCCCGAGGTGCTCATCGCCGACGAGCCGGTGTCCGCCCTGGACGTCTCGGTGCAGGCGACCATCCTCGAGCTGTTCGCCACGCTGCGCACCGAGCTCGGGCTGTCGATCCTGTTCATCGCGCACAACCTGGCGGTCGTGCAGCACCTGGCCGACCGGGTCGCGGTGATGTACCTGGGCCGGATCGTCGAGGTGGCACCGACCGCGCAGCTGTTCACCGAGCCCCGGCACCCCTACACCCGGGCGCTGATCGACTCCATCCCGCGGATGACCGAGACCAGCGTCAACGACGGGTTCGAGGTCGACGGCGAGCCGCCGAGCCCCTACGACGTCCCGGCCGGTTGCCGGTTCCACCCGCGCTGCCCGCTGGCCAGCGAGGTCTGCCGTGAGAACGACCCCCCGCTGCTCGCCGTCGGCCCCGCGCACGAGAGCGCGTGCCTCAAGGCCGACGAGCTGGCGCTGATCCCCGTCCCCAACGTCCCGCTGGAGCAGCGATGA
- a CDS encoding MurR/RpiR family transcriptional regulator, which produces MTLIRDDVFARMDELSPAEKKVARSLLANYPSAGLASAATLARAAGTSTPTVLRLVARLGIGSYPEFQQLLHEEISQQLNAPVRRAADRLTGEGDGTLFQRSIAQRLGLVERLTATVPPSEFDAAVALLAGGARSIVVSGGYFSRYLGQILVLQLDQLVPGVVLATEPLGRDIGSYLSMGRDSVAVIFDLRRHELPAKRLAALAKRQGAAVLVITDEELSPAADDADVVLPIAVDGVPFDSFAGLVVLVEALVEGVFQRVGTAGLDRMRQWEESVLIHRAFRAGPVPPDDESDEPDDTETED; this is translated from the coding sequence ATGACGCTGATCAGGGACGACGTGTTCGCCCGGATGGACGAGCTCTCACCGGCGGAGAAGAAGGTGGCCCGCTCGCTGCTGGCCAACTACCCGAGCGCGGGGCTGGCCAGCGCGGCCACCCTCGCCCGGGCTGCCGGGACGAGCACGCCGACGGTGCTGCGGCTGGTCGCCCGGCTGGGCATCGGCAGCTACCCGGAGTTCCAGCAGCTGCTGCACGAGGAGATCTCCCAGCAGCTGAACGCGCCGGTCCGCCGGGCCGCGGACCGGCTCACCGGCGAGGGCGACGGGACGCTGTTCCAGCGGTCGATCGCCCAGCGGCTGGGCCTGGTGGAACGGCTGACCGCCACCGTGCCGCCCAGCGAGTTCGACGCCGCGGTGGCGCTGCTGGCCGGCGGGGCCCGCAGCATCGTGGTCAGCGGCGGCTACTTCTCCCGCTACCTCGGCCAGATCCTGGTGCTGCAGCTGGACCAGCTCGTGCCCGGCGTGGTGCTGGCCACCGAGCCGCTGGGCCGGGACATCGGCAGCTACCTGTCGATGGGCCGGGACTCGGTCGCGGTGATCTTCGACCTGCGCCGGCACGAGCTGCCGGCCAAGCGGCTGGCGGCGCTGGCCAAGCGGCAGGGCGCCGCGGTCCTGGTCATCACCGACGAGGAGCTCTCCCCGGCCGCCGACGACGCCGACGTGGTGCTGCCGATCGCCGTCGACGGGGTGCCGTTCGACTCCTTCGCCGGCCTGGTGGTGCTGGTCGAGGCGCTGGTCGAGGGCGTCTTCCAGCGGGTCGGCACCGCCGGGCTGGACCGGATGCGGCAGTGGGAGGAGTCGGTGCTCATCCACCGCGCCTTCCGCGCCGGGCCGGTCCCGCCGGACGACGAGAGCGACGAACCCGACGACACCGAGACCGAGGACTGA
- a CDS encoding ABC transporter permease has protein sequence MLDRFRFIPIRLLQSIPVVIGVTIVVFFMVHLLPGNPALTILGQTATPERVAALNAQLGLDKPLWDQYFIFLGRLLHGDLGDSLTYQRPVFDLVAQAVPITLSLLAFALVLSLVISIPLAALAATAPGRVRDVLVRVFTLIGQGMPQFWVGIMLILLLAVKAGAFPVGGYGQTPAEHPYYLFLPALTLAIAMSPTTIRSLRASTINVLGADYVGTARSKGAAGVSLFRGHVLRNAAIPTVSIIGVNLGYLVGGSLVIEKVFAVPGLGSLMINAIFSRDFPTIQAVALFVALFVIVVGILTDVVYTLIDPRVDLSSKERA, from the coding sequence GTGCTCGACCGTTTCCGGTTCATCCCGATCCGGCTGCTGCAGTCGATCCCGGTGGTCATCGGGGTCACGATCGTGGTGTTCTTCATGGTCCACCTGCTGCCGGGCAACCCGGCGCTGACCATCCTGGGCCAGACCGCGACCCCCGAGCGGGTGGCGGCGCTGAACGCCCAGCTGGGGCTGGACAAGCCCCTGTGGGACCAGTACTTCATCTTCCTGGGCCGCCTGCTGCACGGTGACCTGGGGGACAGCCTCACCTACCAGCGGCCGGTGTTCGACCTGGTCGCCCAGGCGGTGCCGATCACGCTGTCGCTGCTGGCGTTCGCGCTGGTGCTCTCGCTCGTGATCAGCATCCCGCTCGCCGCGCTCGCCGCGACGGCGCCGGGCCGGGTGCGCGACGTGCTGGTGCGGGTGTTCACCCTCATCGGCCAGGGCATGCCGCAGTTCTGGGTCGGCATCATGCTCATCCTGCTGCTCGCGGTGAAGGCCGGCGCCTTCCCGGTCGGCGGCTACGGCCAGACCCCCGCCGAGCACCCCTACTACCTGTTCCTGCCCGCGCTGACCCTGGCCATCGCCATGTCGCCGACGACGATCCGCAGCCTGCGGGCCTCGACGATCAACGTGCTGGGTGCCGACTACGTCGGGACGGCACGGTCCAAGGGCGCCGCCGGCGTCTCGCTGTTCCGCGGGCACGTGCTGCGCAACGCCGCCATCCCGACGGTCTCGATCATCGGCGTCAACCTCGGCTACCTGGTCGGTGGCTCGCTGGTGATCGAGAAGGTGTTCGCCGTCCCCGGCCTGGGCTCGCTGATGATCAACGCGATCTTCTCCCGCGACTTCCCGACCATCCAGGCCGTGGCGCTGTTCGTGGCGCTGTTCGTGATCGTCGTCGGGATCCTCACCGACGTCGTCTACACCCTCATCGACCCGCGGGTCGACCTGTCCAGCAAGGAGCGCGCATGA